In Cervus elaphus chromosome 29, mCerEla1.1, whole genome shotgun sequence, a single window of DNA contains:
- the LOC122686226 gene encoding insulin-like peptide INSL6 translates to MPRFLYVCLGLLLVPVSRELNDISRARKLCGRHLLHEIVKLCGDVSWSHIEKEKPFTQLLSQASEKVESFIPDRSESSQTTFPVWRRATNPVPTSASQEEAINNMKVQSLPEYQYKKVNLPFKTRQEEFSSSQDVSPYIHEIIEFQKKNTNKIKTLSNLFWGNHPQRKRRGYSEKCCQKGCTKEELIIACLPYIDYENLRKHQQL, encoded by the exons ATGCCGCGGTTCCTCTATGTGTGTCTCGGGCTTCTGCTGGTTCCAGTCTCCCGTGAGCTGAACGACATTAGCAGAGCCAGGAAATTGTGTGGCCGGCATCTACTGCACGAGATAGTAAAACTCTGTGGCGATGTTAGCTGGAGCCACATTGAGAAGGAGAAGCCTTTCACACAGCTGCTTTCCCAGGCCTCAGAAAAGGTTGAAAGCTTCATCCCTGACCGGTCAGAAAGCTCCCAAACCACTTTTCCGGTCTGGAGGAGAGCGACAAACCCAG TCCCTACTTCTGCCTCTCAGGAAGAAGCAATAAACAATATGAAGGTGCAGTCACTGCCTGAGTATCAGTATAAAAAGGTCAATTTGCCTTTTAAGACAAGACAAGAGGAATTTTCCTCATCACAAGATGTCAGTCCATATATTCATGAGATTATagaatttcagaagaaaaatacaaacaaaatcaaaacctTAAGCAATTTGTTTTGGGGGAATCATCCCCAAAGAAAACGCAGAGGATACTCAGAAAAATGTTGTCAGAAGGGATGTACAAAAGAAGAACTTATTATTGCATGCCTTCCATATATTGATTATGAAAACTTAAGGAAGCATCAGCAGTTGTGA